A genomic stretch from Nocardia wallacei includes:
- a CDS encoding IS110 family transposase, translated as MAQIWAGVDIGKTGHHCVVINTDGKRLLSRRIANDEPELVKLIDEVRELGQDTVWAVDLPDGGAALLIGLLVERDQQLLYIPGRTLNRVAGGYRGEGKTDARDAAIIADQARMRRDLHPLRPGDEVTIELKLLTTRRADLVADRTRAINRLRGLLSGIFPALDRAFDNLTLVGPLTLLTGYQTPAALRRTGASRLETWLSTRKVRNPGKVAAAAIEAAARQHTRLPGEALTASMVAALAEEVMALNERIKEADKLIEGRFHRHELAEVIISLPGIGTLLGAEFLAATGGDMDYFGTPDRLAGFAGLAPAAWDSGRIRGNLHRPKRYHRGLNRVFYQSAMISISCSPESRTYDRKRGEGKKHTQAVLALVRRRVNVLWALIREKRPYQPLPPVAVAA; from the coding sequence ATGGCCCAGATCTGGGCTGGTGTGGACATCGGGAAGACCGGCCACCATTGCGTGGTCATCAACACCGACGGCAAACGACTGCTGTCGCGGCGAATAGCCAACGATGAACCCGAGCTGGTAAAACTCATCGACGAGGTTCGGGAGCTGGGCCAGGACACGGTCTGGGCGGTGGACCTGCCCGATGGCGGTGCGGCGCTGCTGATCGGGCTGCTGGTCGAACGCGATCAGCAGCTGCTGTATATCCCCGGCCGAACGCTGAACCGGGTCGCCGGCGGCTACCGGGGCGAAGGCAAGACCGACGCCCGCGACGCCGCGATCATCGCTGATCAAGCACGGATGCGCCGCGATCTGCATCCGCTGCGCCCCGGTGACGAAGTCACCATCGAGCTGAAGCTGCTCACCACCCGCCGCGCTGACCTGGTGGCCGACCGAACCCGCGCGATCAACCGGCTGCGTGGCCTGCTCAGCGGGATCTTTCCCGCGTTGGACCGCGCGTTCGACAACCTCACCCTGGTCGGACCGCTGACTCTGCTGACCGGCTATCAAACCCCTGCCGCTCTGCGCAGAACAGGTGCGTCCCGACTCGAAACCTGGTTGTCGACCAGAAAAGTGAGAAATCCCGGCAAGGTCGCCGCCGCAGCGATCGAGGCCGCGGCCCGCCAGCACACCCGCTTGCCCGGCGAAGCGCTGACCGCGTCGATGGTCGCGGCGCTGGCCGAGGAGGTGATGGCCCTCAACGAGCGAATCAAAGAAGCCGACAAGCTCATCGAGGGCCGATTTCACCGCCACGAACTCGCCGAAGTGATCATCAGCCTGCCCGGCATCGGCACCTTGCTCGGCGCGGAATTCCTCGCTGCCACCGGCGGTGACATGGACTACTTCGGGACCCCGGACCGACTCGCCGGATTTGCCGGGCTCGCACCCGCTGCCTGGGATTCCGGTCGAATACGCGGAAACCTGCACCGCCCCAAGCGATATCACCGCGGACTCAACCGTGTCTTCTACCAGTCGGCGATGATCTCGATCAGCTGCAGCCCCGAATCGCGCACCTACGACAGGAAACGCGGCGAGGGCAAAAAACACACCCAAGCCGTCCTCGCCCTGGTCCGCCGCCGCGTCAACGTGCTGTGGGCACTCATCCGCGAGAAACGGCCCTACCAACCGCTGCCACCCGTCGCGGTGGCAGCCTGA
- a CDS encoding nitroreductase: protein MSGTASLFTDLVRSRRSPRKFLPAPLSPADIRGVLEDAQTAPSNSNTQPWTVHVVSGAERDALAEELLQADTEGRTSPDFTDGYGDGIYLERAQALAASYYGSLGVARTDLEGRRAAVRENLEFFGAPHVAFLFMPALGDGVRTAGDIGMYAQNFLLSLASRGFAGIPQTMLGIYADTVREFLDVREDLKLLFGISFGTADPAGPVNPFGRTRILLQQSVILHGTPGVLEGQ from the coding sequence TTGTCCGGCACAGCGTCCCTCTTCACCGACCTCGTACGCTCCCGGCGCTCCCCCCGCAAGTTCCTGCCCGCCCCGCTTTCCCCGGCGGACATCCGCGGCGTGCTCGAAGACGCGCAGACGGCCCCTTCGAACAGCAATACCCAGCCGTGGACCGTGCATGTTGTCTCGGGCGCGGAGCGCGACGCGCTCGCCGAGGAACTGCTTCAGGCCGACACGGAGGGACGCACCTCCCCGGATTTCACCGATGGCTACGGCGACGGCATCTATCTCGAGCGGGCGCAGGCCCTGGCCGCGAGCTACTACGGATCCCTCGGCGTCGCGCGCACGGATCTCGAAGGCAGGAGGGCGGCGGTCCGCGAAAACCTGGAGTTCTTCGGGGCTCCCCATGTCGCTTTCCTGTTCATGCCAGCCCTGGGCGACGGGGTGCGGACGGCCGGTGACATCGGTATGTACGCGCAGAACTTCCTGCTCTCGCTGGCATCCCGGGGGTTCGCCGGTATTCCGCAGACCATGCTCGGGATCTATGCCGATACCGTCCGCGAGTTCCTGGATGTTCGTGAGGATCTCAAGCTGCTGTTCGGTATCTCCTTCGGCACGGCCGACCCTGCGGGGCCGGTGAATCCGTTCGGTAGGACACGCATCCTGCTCCAGCAGAGTGTGATCCTGCACGGCACTCCCGGCGTCCTCGAAGGTCAATAG
- a CDS encoding TetR/AcrR family transcriptional regulator encodes MNVSEQRGRKPRADVQRNRAALLETAQRHFLQHGVGTSLEAVAKEAGVGPGTLYRHFPTREALLAAVLQTRSEELVARRADIEQLGDAGEALELWLRAMEEYFSAFSGLPDPLMAAAQEQDPDNPLTIPCDIFIAATDKYVEAAQSTGQVRASVRGYDLFLAACSIAWIKGNGADEESLDRLRTLLASGYRQRDEKA; translated from the coding sequence ATGAACGTCAGTGAGCAACGGGGGCGCAAGCCCCGCGCGGACGTCCAGCGCAACCGCGCGGCTCTGCTGGAGACCGCGCAGCGTCACTTCCTCCAGCATGGGGTCGGCACCTCCCTGGAGGCGGTGGCCAAGGAGGCGGGCGTCGGGCCCGGCACCCTGTACCGGCACTTCCCCACCCGGGAAGCGCTGCTGGCGGCCGTTCTGCAGACACGCTCCGAGGAGCTGGTGGCCCGCCGAGCGGACATCGAACAGTTGGGCGATGCCGGCGAGGCGTTGGAACTGTGGCTACGGGCAATGGAGGAGTACTTCAGCGCCTTCAGCGGGCTCCCGGACCCGCTCATGGCCGCGGCCCAGGAGCAGGACCCGGACAATCCGCTCACCATTCCTTGCGACATCTTCATCGCCGCCACCGACAAATACGTGGAAGCAGCCCAGAGCACGGGACAGGTACGCGCGTCGGTGCGTGGCTACGACCTGTTCCTCGCAGCCTGTTCCATTGCCTGGATCAAGGGCAACGGCGCCGACGAGGAATCACTCGACCGGCTCCGCACCCTCCTCGCGAGCGGCTACCGCCAGCGGGACGAGAAGGCGTAA
- a CDS encoding IS5 family transposase (programmed frameshift): MVDRLAQRLVPDALWDIVKPLLPEFTPRPQGGGTAPADERAVFTAVVFVLTSGCAWRHLPPSFGVSVPTAHRRFMVWADAGVFEALHRAILDRLGLAGDLDWSAAILDAASVRAKKGSLTGRSPVDRGKKGSKIHVISDANGIPLVTGVSAGNTHDSVMLAPMVESIPRVRSQRGPRRGKPAKLRADKGYDFDVHRRWLRARGIVPRIARRGIEDPTRLGKHRWKIERTIAWLTGYRRLTIRYERHGRLFAAFLQLAAALTCYKKLTT, from the exons GTGGTCGACAGGCTTGCTCAACGGCTGGTCCCGGATGCGTTGTGGGACATCGTGAAACCGCTGCTCCCCGAGTTCACGCCGAGACCTCAGGGCGGCGGGACAGCTCCGGCGGACGAGCGAGCGGTCTTCACTGCGGTGGTGTTCGTATTGACCAGCGGTTGCGCTTGGAGGCATCTGCCGCCGTCATTCGGTGTGAGCGTTCCGACCGCACATCGCCGGTTCATGGTGTGGGCTGATGCCGGGGTATTCGAGGCGTTGCATCGGGCGATCCTCGACCGGCTCGGCCTCGCCGGCGATCTCGATTGGAGCGCGGCGATCCTGGACGCGGCGAGTGTGCGAGCGAAAAAA GGATCGCTGACCGGCCGCAGCCCGGTCGACCGTGGCAAGAAAGGATCCAAGATCCACGTCATTTCGGACGCGAACGGGATACCGCTGGTCACCGGTGTTTCTGCCGGGAACACCCACGACTCGGTGATGCTCGCCCCGATGGTCGAATCGATTCCGCGGGTGCGCTCGCAGCGCGGCCCTCGTCGCGGCAAGCCCGCCAAACTGCGGGCGGACAAGGGTTACGACTTCGATGTCCATCGCCGGTGGCTGCGTGCTCGCGGGATCGTGCCTCGGATCGCTCGTCGTGGGATCGAGGATCCCACGAGGCTGGGTAAGCACCGTTGGAAGATCGAACGGACCATTGCATGGTTGACCGGATACCGGCGCTTGACGATCCGCTACGAACGACACGGCCGCCTCTTCGCAGCATTTCTACAACTCGCCGCAGCGCTGACCTGCTACAAGAAACTCACCACGTAA
- a CDS encoding recombinase family protein, which translates to MVSAYVGPGNDADDDLASELPSLPAPLKAGDRAVIYLRVSSPGQFKTDYDPEGISIPAQRVACQNKANQLGLTIVDEYIEPGRSATEMSKRVEFQKLLARIRNHQDVDYVIVYKLSRMARNRFDDAIVMADLRKRNVTLVSATESIDDSPVGQLMHGILATFNEYQSRESGADISYKMGQKARNGGTLGRARLGYLNIFDRFDGREIRTIGVDPERAPLVQLAFQLYATGDYTLDELSEELYDRGLRTRPTHRHPAQRVSKNKLSTMLRDRYYLGYVIYKGEEMQGRHEPLIDENLFDNVQEILESRTNAHERRRVHHHYLKGSLFCGRCQRTGTVGRMIIQRTTNRHGNEYLYFFCRNKQKGTCNAPHINVALVEDAVEAHYATIRFRSDFITSIRNQIAEAINAQETADRLLQKQLTTELQALDAQEENLIDLAADATLPQPKIKAKLRDIAHQRRRLTERLATTTEDLSSSARLIDAALTLLENPQELYRRCNEHQRRLFNQAIFQQLYIDDEQINGHRLHEPFGQLHAAQRAQAGTCGATRHKTSRDAPESGNSRMKGGVGVLLQGVHSAPGSSSDPMVELRGRLTWV; encoded by the coding sequence ATGGTGAGCGCGTACGTAGGCCCGGGGAACGATGCGGATGACGACTTGGCATCCGAACTCCCATCACTGCCAGCACCTTTGAAGGCGGGCGACCGTGCTGTCATCTACCTACGTGTCTCATCGCCGGGGCAGTTCAAGACAGACTACGACCCGGAAGGCATATCGATTCCCGCTCAACGTGTCGCCTGCCAGAACAAGGCAAATCAACTCGGCCTGACCATCGTCGACGAATACATCGAGCCTGGCCGGAGTGCGACCGAAATGTCGAAACGAGTCGAGTTCCAAAAACTGCTCGCTCGAATTCGAAACCATCAAGACGTCGACTACGTCATCGTCTACAAACTGTCTCGTATGGCCCGAAACCGGTTCGACGACGCCATCGTCATGGCCGACCTCCGCAAGCGAAACGTCACCCTGGTCTCCGCCACTGAATCCATCGACGACTCGCCGGTCGGCCAGCTCATGCACGGCATCCTCGCCACCTTCAACGAGTACCAGTCCCGCGAGTCCGGCGCCGACATCTCCTACAAGATGGGCCAGAAAGCCCGCAACGGCGGCACACTCGGCCGCGCCCGGCTCGGGTACCTCAACATCTTCGACCGATTCGACGGCCGCGAGATCCGCACCATCGGCGTCGACCCCGAACGCGCACCGCTCGTCCAGCTCGCGTTCCAGCTGTACGCCACCGGCGACTACACCCTCGACGAACTATCCGAGGAACTCTACGACCGCGGACTGCGCACCCGACCGACCCACCGCCACCCCGCCCAACGAGTATCCAAAAACAAGCTCTCGACGATGCTGCGCGACCGCTACTACCTCGGCTACGTCATCTACAAGGGCGAGGAGATGCAGGGCCGACACGAGCCGCTGATCGACGAGAACCTCTTCGACAACGTCCAAGAGATCCTCGAATCCCGGACCAACGCCCACGAACGCCGACGCGTCCACCACCACTACCTCAAAGGGTCACTGTTCTGCGGACGCTGCCAGCGGACCGGGACCGTCGGGCGGATGATCATCCAGCGAACAACCAACCGACACGGCAACGAATACCTCTACTTCTTCTGCCGCAACAAACAGAAGGGCACCTGCAACGCGCCACACATCAACGTCGCCCTTGTCGAAGACGCCGTCGAGGCGCACTACGCGACGATCCGATTCCGCAGCGACTTCATCACCAGCATCCGCAACCAGATCGCCGAAGCCATCAACGCTCAAGAGACCGCCGACCGACTCCTCCAGAAACAACTGACCACCGAACTGCAGGCACTCGACGCCCAGGAAGAGAACCTCATCGACCTGGCAGCCGACGCCACCCTTCCGCAGCCCAAGATCAAAGCCAAACTCCGCGACATCGCCCACCAACGGCGACGACTGACCGAACGCCTGGCAACAACGACCGAAGACCTGTCATCCAGCGCCCGACTCATCGACGCCGCGCTCACACTGCTGGAGAACCCCCAAGAACTGTATCGCCGCTGCAACGAACACCAGCGCCGCCTGTTCAATCAGGCAATCTTCCAACAGCTCTACATCGACGACGAGCAGATCAACGGCCACCGCCTGCACGAACCCTTCGGACAGCTACACGCCGCCCAACGGGCACAAGCAGGAACATGCGGCGCAACCCGGCACAAGACAAGCCGGGATGCTCCTGAATCAGGCAACTCCCGAATGAAGGGAGGAGTAGGGGTCCTACTCCAGGGCGTTCATTCAGCCCCGGGTTCTAGTAGTGACCCTATGGTGGAGCTAAGAGGACGTCTTACGTGGGTGTAA
- a CDS encoding GNAT family N-acetyltransferase, with amino-acid sequence MPITTRAATTADITDCAQVLADAFRDDPLMSAIWPNPQQRHRALPRYFTASLRHFHLPGGGVRVATDPDGVIRSVAVWDPPARWDQPVSTTLRAAPDLLPALTSRTFAAITVRRTLDRHHPHQPEHWYLANIGTSPAHQGHGYATRLITDRLTSAPATPAYLVCTREDNTPYYQRLGFATTESFHLPVGARPTMWAMTINM; translated from the coding sequence GTGCCGATCACCACCCGTGCCGCCACCACCGCGGACATCACCGACTGCGCCCAGGTACTCGCCGACGCCTTCCGCGACGACCCGCTCATGAGCGCGATCTGGCCCAACCCGCAGCAGCGCCACCGCGCCCTGCCCAGGTACTTCACCGCCTCCCTGCGCCACTTCCACCTCCCCGGCGGAGGAGTTCGCGTCGCCACCGACCCCGACGGAGTCATCCGCTCAGTCGCCGTCTGGGACCCACCCGCCCGATGGGACCAACCCGTCAGCACCACCCTGCGTGCCGCACCCGACCTTCTGCCCGCCCTCACCAGCCGCACATTCGCTGCGATCACCGTCCGGCGCACCCTCGATCGACACCACCCCCACCAGCCCGAACATTGGTACCTAGCCAACATCGGAACCTCACCCGCACACCAAGGGCACGGCTACGCGACACGCCTGATCACCGATCGCCTGACATCGGCTCCCGCCACCCCTGCCTACCTCGTATGCACCCGGGAAGACAACACCCCCTACTACCAGCGACTGGGGTTCGCGACCACTGAAAGCTTCCATCTACCAGTAGGTGCCAGGCCCACCATGTGGGCCATGACCATCAACATGTGA
- a CDS encoding cytochrome P450 has protein sequence MSAAKADSTTGFRGQNLPAALEANLLNIDGEQHRRVRKLAAEAFAPAHHASQEQVVRAAVTELVDALPATGDIDLMGGLCEPLPPQVIGTLLGLPADKLDAFRAAARPLFLIDTSTHGAAVQGAMGTMLMLVAGVIDDKRRDPGDDLLSRWLSARDGQDRLSEDELISLAFAVIIGGFENVTSLTSAVLDELVRYRCEEARELLGSPPEFARLVRKVMGAVAPVNYALRRFPLTDIDVNGIRIPRGHTVILSLRSAHLDPARRERHDLVFGHGRHFCIGAALAEMQAVHVARAVLEKYPVLKPVKPREQYLLRPSWLTYALAELSVSTA, from the coding sequence ATGTCGGCGGCCAAGGCCGACTCCACCACCGGCTTCCGAGGCCAGAACCTGCCCGCGGCATTGGAGGCGAACCTGCTCAATATCGATGGGGAGCAGCATCGACGTGTACGGAAACTGGCGGCCGAGGCGTTCGCGCCCGCACATCACGCCTCACAGGAACAGGTGGTGCGGGCTGCCGTGACGGAGTTGGTCGACGCATTGCCGGCGACTGGCGATATCGACTTGATGGGCGGGCTGTGCGAGCCGTTGCCGCCGCAGGTGATCGGCACCTTGCTCGGGTTGCCCGCCGACAAGCTCGATGCCTTCCGTGCAGCGGCCCGGCCTCTGTTCTTGATCGACACATCGACGCACGGCGCGGCGGTGCAGGGTGCGATGGGGACGATGTTGATGCTGGTGGCCGGGGTGATCGACGACAAGAGGCGCGATCCTGGCGATGATCTGCTCTCGCGCTGGCTCTCAGCCCGCGACGGGCAGGACCGTCTCAGTGAGGACGAGTTGATCAGTTTGGCGTTTGCCGTGATCATCGGCGGATTCGAGAACGTCACCTCGCTGACGTCTGCGGTGCTGGATGAACTGGTCCGGTACCGCTGCGAGGAGGCGCGCGAGTTACTGGGGTCACCGCCGGAGTTCGCCCGGCTGGTGCGCAAGGTGATGGGTGCCGTGGCGCCGGTGAACTATGCGCTGCGCCGGTTCCCGCTGACCGACATCGATGTCAACGGAATCCGAATCCCCCGAGGACACACCGTGATCTTGTCCCTGCGGTCGGCTCATCTCGACCCCGCCCGGCGGGAACGTCACGACCTGGTATTCGGACACGGTCGACATTTCTGTATCGGTGCCGCCTTGGCGGAGATGCAAGCCGTCCATGTCGCCCGCGCGGTCTTGGAGAAGTACCCGGTACTGAAACCGGTCAAGCCGCGCGAGCAGTATCTGTTGCGGCCGTCGTGGCTCACCTATGCCCTCGCGGAACTTTCCGTATCCACCGCGTGA
- a CDS encoding GAF domain-containing protein yields MTCGSSTVAARCSKIVERFNQEGSATSEIDAMPKSGWTLIETLEPGRLTVVARDHEARDRTSFERAVTDQLGIGKAPGHEAAQWLEALIADMRSHPEAAATHRVLRNGHTVSARLVPVIGPDNALHGAHVWLGPDGTQPQQRPVSAFAFTWDSHLRLAEFPAALTGGTPRSQLTAPEIFRFVEPADGLSLIRALLSSQPGDSWSGAVTVTVGKNNRPGHVVMAAGTPPQPPAKWRGLLFETSTPMAGMSLEAAALAAIPRISQVHMVLVDIAKMRLIRWITDPLPDVQWKGQVDQRDTPHPDDVKRIFAAAADVFTGKAESAEVHDVRLRRRGGGWVVVDGSGAIVGTSDAGPALAVLQLRVTGHSDEPDPVAPTDAGHPGLDDPEQPDPLPS; encoded by the coding sequence GTGACCTGCGGTTCGAGCACCGTTGCGGCGCGCTGTTCTAAGATCGTTGAAAGATTCAACCAGGAAGGATCAGCGACCTCGGAGATCGACGCGATGCCGAAAAGCGGATGGACGCTCATCGAAACCTTGGAGCCGGGTCGGCTCACCGTCGTTGCGCGCGATCACGAAGCCCGAGATCGAACCTCCTTCGAGCGAGCCGTCACCGACCAGCTGGGAATCGGCAAAGCCCCAGGGCACGAGGCTGCACAATGGCTGGAAGCGCTGATCGCCGACATGCGGTCGCATCCCGAAGCGGCGGCCACGCATCGCGTCCTGCGCAACGGTCACACGGTCAGCGCCCGTCTCGTGCCGGTGATCGGGCCGGACAATGCGCTCCACGGCGCGCATGTGTGGTTGGGTCCCGATGGGACCCAACCACAGCAGCGGCCGGTGTCGGCCTTCGCGTTCACCTGGGACTCCCACCTGCGGCTCGCGGAATTTCCGGCGGCGCTGACCGGCGGGACGCCGCGCTCGCAACTCACGGCACCAGAAATCTTCCGCTTCGTCGAACCAGCAGACGGGCTTTCACTGATCAGGGCGCTGCTGTCGTCACAACCGGGTGACAGCTGGAGCGGTGCGGTCACCGTAACAGTCGGCAAGAACAACAGGCCGGGTCATGTCGTCATGGCCGCTGGCACGCCCCCACAGCCTCCAGCGAAGTGGCGTGGACTGCTGTTCGAAACCTCGACTCCGATGGCCGGGATGAGCTTGGAGGCAGCGGCACTGGCCGCGATACCGCGCATATCGCAGGTCCATATGGTGCTGGTCGACATCGCCAAGATGCGGTTGATCCGCTGGATCACCGATCCGCTACCCGACGTCCAGTGGAAAGGGCAGGTCGACCAACGCGACACCCCACACCCTGACGACGTGAAACGCATCTTCGCCGCCGCCGCCGACGTGTTCACCGGCAAAGCCGAATCCGCTGAAGTGCACGATGTGCGGTTGAGGCGCCGCGGGGGTGGATGGGTTGTCGTTGACGGCTCCGGTGCCATAGTCGGAACCTCTGACGCGGGTCCCGCGCTTGCCGTGCTGCAACTGCGGGTGACAGGGCACTCCGACGAACCCGACCCGGTGGCCCCCACAGATGCAGGGCATCCCGGGCTTGACGATCCAGAACAGCCGGACCCGCTCCCGAGCTGA
- a CDS encoding MAB_1171c family putative transporter produces MTSPIPGLLAWPVLFAVTAITAGRWWLLGDKVVDRLINRALLAAIAGLLMREAWAEDLAARLVWFVGDAEMVQLCRQASFGAILVSVSYIYGIAKLWDGADPADTWRRQRVYDLVALSASAVILIAGTPARRADQLIDEALGWPAVIAWVAFYLPLGITAWVIARISFRELRSDAFLRERVLYLGVLVLAAGLGLSSLAIPFQTGFAVVQNQPSADPDMSSKGWTFFLANVVASAAVAVPLVSTILIRTGHDRTSRYCRRLQPVWRDLTASVPEIVLAPPGDGGGVEPALRLHRMIVEIRDALLHLKPYTTARYPAGPDREGMLSYAVAILAAIDQKNAGRAPQDEPSPGLQPVRLGPRDLTTDLNELLDLAGVWPTARHIASIETPLSTRCATPSTSRSTM; encoded by the coding sequence ATGACCTCGCCGATTCCCGGCCTACTGGCCTGGCCCGTGCTGTTCGCTGTCACCGCGATCACCGCCGGACGGTGGTGGCTGCTGGGCGACAAGGTCGTCGATCGGCTGATCAACCGGGCTCTGCTGGCAGCGATTGCGGGACTACTGATGCGGGAAGCGTGGGCCGAAGACCTGGCCGCGCGCCTCGTGTGGTTCGTCGGTGATGCCGAGATGGTGCAGCTGTGCCGCCAAGCTTCGTTCGGGGCAATCCTGGTATCGGTCTCCTATATCTATGGCATTGCGAAATTGTGGGACGGAGCGGACCCTGCAGATACCTGGCGTCGACAGCGCGTTTATGACCTCGTCGCCCTCTCGGCGTCCGCGGTGATCCTGATCGCCGGCACCCCCGCGCGCCGTGCCGATCAGCTGATCGACGAGGCATTGGGCTGGCCGGCGGTGATCGCGTGGGTGGCGTTCTATCTGCCGCTCGGAATCACCGCATGGGTAATCGCCCGCATCAGCTTCCGCGAGTTGCGCAGCGACGCGTTCCTGCGCGAGCGTGTGCTGTACCTGGGTGTACTTGTTCTCGCCGCCGGACTCGGGCTCAGTTCGCTCGCAATTCCATTCCAGACCGGGTTCGCCGTCGTGCAGAACCAACCGTCTGCGGACCCGGATATGAGCAGCAAAGGCTGGACCTTTTTCTTGGCCAATGTTGTCGCGTCTGCTGCAGTAGCAGTGCCGTTGGTGAGCACAATCCTCATAAGAACCGGACACGACCGGACCAGCCGCTATTGCCGCCGCCTGCAGCCCGTGTGGCGCGACCTGACCGCCAGTGTCCCCGAGATCGTGCTCGCCCCACCAGGAGATGGCGGCGGGGTGGAACCGGCGCTGCGGCTTCACCGGATGATCGTCGAGATCCGCGACGCTCTCCTGCACCTCAAGCCTTACACCACAGCCAGATACCCGGCCGGCCCTGACCGTGAGGGCATGCTGTCCTATGCAGTGGCAATTCTCGCGGCGATCGACCAGAAGAACGCCGGGCGAGCACCGCAGGACGAGCCCAGCCCCGGGCTCCAACCGGTTCGGCTCGGTCCGCGAGACTTGACCACCGACCTGAACGAACTGCTGGACCTGGCCGGTGTGTGGCCGACAGCCCGACATATCGCCTCGATCGAAACGCCCTTGAGCACTCGGTGCGCGACACCTTCGACCAGTAGGAGCACGATGTGA
- a CDS encoding cytochrome P450 has protein sequence MSPPRTGRDEAAVLPHPRWRLPVVGDLFTMNVAKPTQTSRRDARRLGPIFERRITNWPMIVVSGADLIAEINDEHHWTKHLGVPLRKLRRVARDGLFTARNDEPAWSAAHNILAPAFTQTAMRSYHQTMAATIGELLDTWGDTHHIADIAEEMNRLTLEIIARTGFGYSFDSFSYTPGQAHPFVEAMLRGLTYINRNANLPPLLQNTLGRRAAGQHRRDIAFMHRTVDDVIAARRTSGTVGQHDDLLDRMLTTTDPDTGEHLDATNIRNQILTFLVAGHETSAGALAFALYELAKNPEVAARARAEVDDHFPGRDRPITSYEDVAKLRYLRRVVDETLRLWPVAPGYFREARHEVTIGDGKYRFQQGDWVFVLTWYAHRDPETWGPDAERFDPDRWAPQRQRELDRRRVYRPFGVGHRACIGRQFANHEVLLTLAHVLHQYEIHIDGDYTLDVAEQITLKPAGLRVRVDRRTDLTTH, from the coding sequence ATGAGTCCGCCCCGGACCGGCAGGGACGAGGCGGCAGTATTGCCGCATCCGAGGTGGAGGCTGCCTGTCGTCGGTGACCTGTTCACCATGAACGTGGCCAAACCCACCCAGACATCGCGGCGGGATGCCCGAAGGCTGGGGCCGATCTTCGAGCGGCGCATCACCAATTGGCCGATGATCGTGGTCTCCGGCGCCGACCTCATCGCGGAAATCAACGACGAACACCACTGGACCAAGCACCTCGGAGTGCCCCTGCGCAAGCTGCGCCGAGTCGCCCGGGACGGACTGTTCACCGCCCGCAACGACGAACCGGCCTGGTCGGCAGCACACAACATCCTCGCGCCAGCCTTCACCCAAACAGCAATGCGTTCCTACCACCAGACGATGGCCGCCACCATCGGTGAATTGCTCGACACCTGGGGCGACACGCACCACATCGCCGACATCGCGGAGGAAATGAACCGGCTCACCCTGGAAATCATCGCCCGCACCGGGTTCGGCTACTCGTTCGATTCGTTCTCCTACACCCCCGGCCAAGCGCACCCCTTCGTCGAAGCCATGCTGCGCGGCCTGACTTACATCAACCGCAACGCCAACCTCCCCCCGCTGTTGCAGAACACCCTGGGACGGCGCGCCGCCGGGCAGCATCGCCGCGACATCGCCTTTATGCACCGAACCGTCGACGACGTGATCGCCGCACGCCGGACCAGTGGCACCGTCGGCCAGCACGACGATTTGCTCGACCGCATGCTCACCACCACCGACCCTGACACCGGCGAGCATCTCGATGCCACCAATATCCGCAACCAGATCCTGACGTTCCTGGTCGCTGGCCACGAGACCAGCGCGGGCGCACTGGCCTTCGCGCTCTACGAGCTGGCGAAGAATCCCGAGGTCGCGGCACGAGCGCGCGCCGAGGTCGACGACCATTTCCCGGGGCGCGACCGGCCGATAACCAGCTACGAGGACGTCGCGAAGCTGCGGTATCTGCGGCGGGTGGTCGATGAAACGTTGCGGTTGTGGCCGGTCGCGCCCGGTTATTTCCGCGAGGCGCGCCATGAGGTCACGATCGGTGACGGCAAATACCGCTTCCAGCAAGGCGATTGGGTATTCGTGCTCACCTGGTATGCGCACCGCGACCCGGAAACCTGGGGTCCGGACGCAGAACGTTTCGACCCGGACCGATGGGCCCCTCAGCGGCAGCGTGAGCTGGACCGCCGTCGCGTATACAGGCCGTTCGGGGTCGGGCACCGCGCCTGCATCGGCCGCCAATTCGCCAATCACGAAGTCCTGCTCACTCTCGCCCACGTCCTCCACCAGTACGAGATCCACATCGACGGTGACTACACCCTCGACGTCGCAGAGCAGATCACCCTCAAACCAGCCGGACTGCGGGTACGAGTCGACCGCCGCACGGATCTGACGACGCATTAA